One window of the Chryseotalea sp. WA131a genome contains the following:
- a CDS encoding amidohydrolase translates to MANADGLRLIEIFKDFHQNPELAFEEVRTAGIVAKELKALGFTTITGIAKTGVAGILKNGDGPIVMRRADMDCNAVKETTGLSYASTKTAKNTEGIEVPLGHMCGHDAHTTWLLGIAKMMVNLKKEWKGTLVLIGQPAEETGFGAIAMADEMYTKGVPVPNYLLGMHTGPAAVGLYLNMPGDRLAGADQIDITFYGISGHGSTPEQTKDPIVMAANAIIQYQTLISRNMDPQHPAVLTVGAVSAGTDNNVIPASATLKLNLRWYSEKDRSIMVDGINRINEGIAVANGLPKNLYPTFKQKQKLGPLNNDKKLVEKMNIALEKIFGPGKNLPLPPVMGSEDFHVLVRDYPNVPYDYMLIGVAPPELFAQAQKDGKLFPFSNHNGNFIVDLSAIPLGTAVGTAMVLEAFKK, encoded by the coding sequence ATGGCTAACGCGGACGGGTTAAGGTTGATTGAAATCTTCAAAGACTTTCATCAAAATCCTGAATTGGCATTTGAGGAAGTGCGTACGGCTGGTATTGTTGCCAAGGAGCTAAAAGCACTTGGCTTCACTACAATAACAGGCATTGCGAAAACAGGTGTAGCCGGTATTTTAAAAAATGGTGACGGACCTATAGTAATGCGGAGGGCCGATATGGATTGCAATGCAGTAAAAGAAACAACAGGCTTGTCATACGCCAGTACAAAAACCGCAAAGAATACCGAAGGGATTGAGGTGCCTCTGGGGCACATGTGCGGCCACGATGCGCACACCACCTGGTTGCTTGGCATAGCCAAAATGATGGTGAATCTAAAGAAGGAATGGAAAGGGACACTTGTATTAATAGGTCAGCCTGCGGAAGAAACTGGCTTTGGCGCAATTGCTATGGCCGATGAGATGTACACCAAAGGTGTGCCCGTACCTAATTACTTGCTGGGTATGCATACAGGACCTGCCGCAGTTGGATTATACCTCAACATGCCTGGGGATCGTTTGGCGGGAGCCGATCAGATTGATATTACTTTTTATGGAATCAGCGGGCATGGATCTACCCCCGAACAAACCAAGGATCCAATTGTAATGGCAGCGAATGCAATCATTCAATATCAAACCTTGATCAGCCGTAATATGGACCCACAGCATCCTGCAGTTTTAACAGTGGGTGCTGTAAGTGCGGGCACTGATAATAATGTGATTCCAGCTAGTGCAACCCTAAAATTAAACTTGCGATGGTATTCAGAAAAGGACAGATCTATTATGGTGGATGGAATAAATCGTATTAATGAGGGTATTGCTGTAGCCAATGGATTGCCAAAGAATTTGTACCCCACATTTAAACAGAAGCAAAAATTGGGTCCGCTAAATAATGACAAGAAGCTGGTGGAGAAAATGAACATCGCTCTGGAAAAGATATTCGGCCCAGGCAAGAACTTGCCACTTCCACCGGTGATGGGTTCGGAAGATTTTCACGTATTGGTTAGAGATTATCCGAATGTGCCTTATGACTACATGCTTATTGGCGTTGCGCCTCCGGAGTTATTTGCCCAAGCACAAAAGGATGGAAAGCTATTCCCGTTCAGCAATCACAATGGTAATTTCATAGTAGATCTTTCCGCTATTCCTTTAGGAACAGCTGTTGGAACAGCAATGGTGTTGGAAGCGTTTAAGAAATGA
- a CDS encoding IS4 family transposase: MDKNIKLSGQPILCQLFSFIPDHLIEQSVAMHKSDHYYKTMTTRKQLAFILYGVITRCHSLQGLCKSLLFLDNKLLYIGIDKLPPPSTLSDANINRNSEVFGELYGLLYKQYKRYLSDSCFSLPINGEVDAAQVKLFDATTITLFVDVFKGVGRNPLNGKRKGGLKVQAQMPLSGFVPDLITITEGGRNDKNFLGQPAPAPGTIYVFDKGYVNFSVFDQWTQQGIYFVTRLNDNAVYDVVEPKVYDIEEFAGGGVIRDEIIHLRLPDRNQCFKARLITYKDPLTGHVLKFLSNMFLYQAITITLLYKNRWGMEVLFKRLKQNFELSYFYSDSSEGIKTQLWIALIAHLLFTVIHKQVKECEQFMTMVSMASNNLGSYICFVSMLSMRNKLSAPQREVNKIQLDMFVAIKGGCFSKHRKIPLILTY, from the coding sequence ATGGACAAAAATATCAAATTATCAGGTCAGCCCATTCTGTGTCAACTGTTTTCTTTCATCCCTGACCATTTGATCGAACAGTCCGTGGCCATGCATAAATCCGATCATTATTATAAGACCATGACCACACGCAAGCAGTTGGCCTTTATTTTATATGGTGTAATAACGCGCTGTCATTCCCTTCAGGGCTTGTGTAAGAGTTTACTTTTTCTGGACAACAAACTCCTTTACATCGGCATTGATAAACTTCCCCCACCCAGTACGCTTAGTGATGCTAATATCAATCGTAACAGCGAGGTATTCGGAGAACTTTATGGGCTGCTTTACAAGCAGTACAAGAGGTATTTGTCGGACAGCTGTTTTTCACTGCCCATTAATGGAGAGGTGGACGCTGCCCAGGTAAAACTTTTTGATGCCACCACTATCACGCTATTCGTGGATGTGTTCAAAGGGGTGGGGCGCAACCCATTAAATGGCAAGCGTAAAGGCGGCCTCAAAGTGCAGGCGCAAATGCCCCTGTCGGGTTTTGTGCCGGATTTAATCACCATAACGGAAGGGGGTCGCAACGATAAGAATTTCCTCGGACAGCCCGCCCCCGCCCCGGGCACGATTTACGTCTTTGACAAAGGCTATGTCAACTTTTCGGTTTTTGATCAATGGACACAACAGGGGATCTATTTTGTTACACGCCTCAACGATAACGCGGTGTATGATGTGGTAGAGCCCAAGGTTTATGATATAGAAGAATTTGCAGGGGGTGGTGTGATCAGGGATGAAATTATCCATCTCAGACTCCCAGATCGTAACCAATGCTTTAAAGCGCGGCTGATCACCTACAAAGACCCACTGACAGGTCATGTGCTGAAGTTTTTATCCAATATGTTCCTCTATCAAGCCATCACCATCACCTTACTTTACAAAAACCGTTGGGGCATGGAGGTATTGTTCAAACGCCTCAAGCAAAATTTTGAGCTCAGTTATTTTTACTCGGACAGCTCAGAAGGAATCAAAACTCAATTGTGGATTGCCCTGATAGCGCACCTGCTTTTTACTGTTATCCATAAGCAAGTGAAAGAATGTGAACAGTTTATGACCATGGTCAGCATGGCTTCAAACAATTTAGGTTCCTACATCTGTTTTGTATCCATGTTATCCATGCGAAATAAATTATCGGCCCCCCAGCGTGAGGTTAATAAAATCCAGCTTGATATGTTTGTGGCTATTAAGGGGGGGTGTTTTTCAAAGCATAGAAAAATCCCCTTAATTTTAACCTATTGA
- a CDS encoding ionic transporter y4hA, with the protein MSQLSKNANNIYGFSVWTFLVPVLVWGVFIIGEIVHWVPFYILSFLALIVGVLNAVHHAEVVAKKVGEPYGALILALAVTLIEVSIIVSLMFEAGADSSMLARDTVFATVMIILTGMVGLVILIGGIKFKNQTFSIDGAKAAITVLVAISVLTLILPNFTLAVTGPFYSTEQLAFVAFVTLILYGSFLFVQTIRHKDDFISDDEAIESEDLFPSKKETITSALLLVIFLVVIVLLAESMAHPLESFIEEIGAPREIVGILIASIILLPEGISAVNAARKNQLQQGLNLSLGSSLATIGLTLPTVSFISIATGIPISLGLSSEMMVLFLLSLFIIVLSLSTGKTTILQGIVLLVIFSVYLLVNFVP; encoded by the coding sequence ATGAGTCAGCTCTCCAAGAATGCCAACAATATTTACGGTTTTTCCGTGTGGACCTTTCTGGTACCAGTTTTGGTCTGGGGTGTTTTTATTATTGGTGAGATTGTCCACTGGGTTCCGTTCTATATTCTCTCCTTTTTGGCGCTGATTGTTGGCGTATTAAATGCTGTTCATCATGCGGAGGTTGTTGCAAAAAAAGTTGGTGAACCTTATGGCGCCCTGATCTTGGCTTTAGCAGTCACCTTAATTGAAGTTTCCATTATAGTCTCACTGATGTTCGAAGCAGGAGCTGATTCATCAATGCTTGCGCGCGATACCGTTTTTGCAACGGTAATGATCATTCTGACAGGCATGGTAGGCCTTGTGATTTTAATTGGAGGAATTAAATTTAAGAACCAAACATTCTCGATAGATGGAGCAAAGGCTGCCATAACAGTGCTGGTTGCTATCTCGGTTTTAACGCTGATTTTACCAAACTTTACACTTGCCGTCACAGGACCCTTTTATAGCACAGAGCAATTAGCGTTTGTTGCATTCGTAACACTAATTCTTTATGGGAGCTTTTTGTTTGTTCAAACCATCAGGCACAAGGATGACTTTATTTCCGATGATGAGGCGATAGAATCAGAAGATTTATTTCCTTCAAAAAAGGAAACGATTACAAGTGCGTTATTGCTTGTGATCTTTTTGGTCGTTATTGTTTTGCTGGCTGAATCAATGGCACATCCGTTAGAATCATTTATTGAGGAGATTGGAGCGCCAAGAGAAATAGTTGGCATTCTTATCGCAAGCATCATCCTTTTACCGGAAGGAATTTCGGCTGTTAATGCGGCCAGAAAAAATCAACTACAGCAAGGCCTTAACCTGTCGCTTGGTTCTTCTTTAGCAACGATTGGACTTACTTTACCGACTGTTTCATTCATTTCAATTGCTACAGGGATTCCCATTTCACTAGGCTTGAGTTCTGAAATGATGGTACTTTTTTTACTTTCACTTTTTATTATTGTGCTTTCGCTTAGCACTGGTAAAACAACAATTTTGCAAGGCATCGTACTCCTGGTTATTTTCTCTGTTTATCTATTAGTGAACTTTGTTCCGTAA